The proteins below are encoded in one region of Vicia villosa cultivar HV-30 ecotype Madison, WI unplaced genomic scaffold, Vvil1.0 ctg.001593F_1_1, whole genome shotgun sequence:
- the LOC131635925 gene encoding histidine--tRNA ligase, cytoplasmic-like → MTQKEVSAVTLGGKGSSLSSSSVYATATGQGQVRIDSSALDRLTSTPSLKQKINIPEFLTLEETRAFLIVLLNKLLLSNSSKHVPLCISEALNSNQKSFRFEEELDVTEDEQLLLINNACLGLLGVSAVLDHQSTALSAFADVAAAFSCEALKADVSVFNLMDSGDGHSSKEEVGVAGDMRILLNGSKFVGKETVSSVVKIPKIHGIIREKVKSVHSRMRVELNSGHKLGKVELGSEHTVCNVLLPLAMALRELGECSFARAQSNLLSIGGDDLKSKIGEIFGKECPTDASLASSFNESFSLYSGKVYDKFAHEINVLFALVWKTVAWELVTAYAVLEAAELNQKIGGATENGENSKVEKKKKKAVLGKGTSSILQLIKDRLQSEKKSDVENSRLLETWVADFLLFFDLARPEFNEFLLKVKDVVESNESRRLPKIPKGTRDFAKEQMTIRKKAFSVIEEVFERHGATALDTPVFELRETLMGKYGEDSKLIYDLADQGGELCSLRYDLTVPFARFVAMNGLTSLKRYQIAKVYRRDNPSKGRYREFYQCDFDIAGPAEKMAPDFEVVRILTELLDELNIGDFEVKLNHRKLLDGMMQICGVPPEKFRTICSSIDKLDKQSFEQIRKEMVEEKGLTAETADRIGTFVKEKGHPLTLLSKLKQEGSAFLENAGSVDALNDLEILFKALDKSKRLDKVVFDLSLARGLDYYTGVIFEAVFKGGAQVGSIAAGGRYDNLIGMFGSKQVPAVGVSLGIERVFAIMEQQQKDQNQMARPTKTEVLVSILGNDVTLAGELAGELWDAGVKAEFLVNKRRPKHFDYAKESRIPWMILVGEQEIKEGTVQLKSLESGNDVNINIPRGNFVEELRKRLNP, encoded by the exons ATGACTCAGAAGGAGGTATCCGCCGTAACACTCGGCGGCAAGGGTTCATCTCTCTCTTCCTCCTCCGTCTACGCCACCGCCACTGGCCAAGGTCAAGTCCGGATAGACTCATCCGCACTCGACCGATTAACCTCAACGCCGTCGTTAAAGCAAAAAATCAACATCCCCGAATTCCTAACCCTAGAAGAAACAAGAGCGTTCCTCATCGTCCTCCTCAACAAACTCCTCCTCTCTAACTCGTCAAAACACGTTCCTTTATGCATATCAGAAGCACTCAATTCAAATCAGAAGAGTTTTCGTTTCGAGGAAGAACTCGATGTGACGGAAGATGAACAGTTATTGTTGATTAACAACGCGTGTTTAGGGTTGCTCGGTGTTTCCGCGGTTTTGGATCATCAATCGACGGCGCTGTCTGCTTTTGCAGATGTGGCTGCGGCGTTTTCTTGCGAGGCGTTGAAAGCTGATGTGAGTGTTTTCAATTTGATGGATTCCGGTGATGGACATAGTTCTAAGGAGGAAGTTGGAGTTGCTGGTGATATGAGGATTTTGCTTAATGGATCTAAGTTTGTGGGAAAGGAAACGGTTTCTTCTGTTGTGAAAATTCCGAAAATTCATGGGATTATTAGGGAGAAGGTGAAGTCTGTGCATTCTAGGATGCGAGTTGAGTTGAATTCTGGTCATAAATTGGGGAAAGTTGAGCTTGGGAGTGAGCATACTGTGTGTAATGTGTTGTTGCCTTTGGCAATGGCATTGAGGGAATTGGGTGAGTGTAGTTTTGCTCGTGCACAAAGTAACTTGTTGTCGATTGGTGGTGATGATTTGAAATCGAAAATTGGTGAAATCTTTGGGAAGGAATGTCCAACTGATGCTAGTTTGGCTAGTAGTTTTAATGAATCTTTTAGTTTGTATTCTGGAAAGGTGTATGATAAGTTTGCACATGAAATCAATGTGTTGTTTGCGCTTGTGTGGAAAACTGTGGCATGGGAACTTGTGACTGCTTATGCTGTACTTGAGGCTGCTGAGTTAAATCAAAAGATTGGAGGTGCTACAGAAAATGGAGAGAATTCTAaagtagaaaagaagaagaagaaggctgttttgggaaaaggAACTAGTTCGATTTTGCAGTTGATTAAGGATAGGTTGCAGAGTGAGAAGAAGAGTGATGTAGAGAATTCGCGGCTATTGGAGACTTGGGTTGCTGATTTTCTATTGTTTTTTGATTTGGCAAGACCTGAATTCAATGAATTTTTATTGAAAGTAAAGGATGTCGTAGAAAGCAATGAAAGCAGAAGATTGCCCAAGATTCCTAAG GGGACACGTGATTTTGCTAAAGAACAAATGACAATTAGAAAGAAGGCATTTTCAGTAATAGAAGAAGTTTTTGAGAGGCATGGCGCCACAGCCTTGGATACACCTGTCTTTGAATTGCGAGAAACTCTCATGGGAAAATATGGAGAAGACTCAAAGTTGATTTATGATCTTGCTGATCAG GGTGGGGAGCTCTGTTCTTTGAGGTATGATTTGACAGTTCCATTTGCTAGGTTTGTAGCTATGAATGGTCTGACATCTTTGAAAAGGTACCAAATAGCTAAGGTCTACAGAAGGGATAATCCATCTAAAGGAAGATACCGTGAATTTTATCAATGTGACTTTGATATTGCTGGTCCAGCTGAAAAAATGGCTCCAGATTTTGAGGTTGTCAGAATTTTGACTGAATTGCTTGATGAGCTGAACATTGGGGATTTTGAG GTAAAGTTGAATCATAGAAAGTTACTGGATGGCATGATGCAAATATGTGGAGTGCCTCCTGAAAAGTTTAGGACTATATGTTCAAGTATCGACAAATTAGACAAACAATCATTTGAACAGATAAGAAAAGAAATG GTGGAAGAGAAAGGATTAACTGCTGAGACAGCTGACAGAATTGGAACTTTTGTTAAAGAAAAAGGACATCCTTTAACATTATTATCTAAACTTAAACAAGAAGGCAGTGCTTTCTTAGAAAATGCTGGATCTGTTGATGCATTGAATGATCTGGAAATTTTATTTAAAGCTCTGGATAAATCAAAACGCCTTGACAAGGTGGTTTTTGACTTAAGTCTTGCCAGAGGTCTTGATTATTATACTGGAGTTATATTTGAAGCTGTTTTTAAAGGGGGTGCTCAG GTTGGTTCAATTGCTGCTGGTGGTCGATATGATAATCTGATAGGAATGTTTGGTTCAAAGCAAGTTCCAGCAGTCGGTGTAAGTTTGGGAATCGAAAGAGTATTTGCCATAATGGAGCAACAACAGAAGGATCAGAACCAG ATGGCCCGACCTACCAAGACAGAAGTCCTAGTGAGCATATTAGGGAATGACGTGACACTAGCTGGAGAGCTAGCTGGTGAACTATGGGATGCTGGGGTGAAAGCAGAATTCTTGGTCAACAAGAGGAGACCGAAGCACTTTGACTATGCAAAAGAATCAAGAATCCCTTGGATGATACTCGTTGGCGAGCAGGAAATAAAAGAAGGCACAGTGCAGTTGAAAAGCCTCGAGTCAGGTAATGATGTGAACATTAACATTCCTAGAGGAAATTTTGTGGAGGAACTTCGGAAGCGGTTAAACCCGTAA
- the LOC131635914 gene encoding putative HVA22-like protein g: MLGDFINRILILLLGYAYPGFECYKTVEKNRVDIEELRFWCKYWIIVALFTVLEKFLDIFIAWLPMYGEVKLIFFVYMWYPKTKGTSYVYETVLRPYVSKHENDIDRTLQEWKARGWDYVIFYWQYCAQFGHSAFVQFLQQLASHSSKLTPKSTIPKSDEQGQNVEQISTMQSSFMKQNSSLSKSKKWPTSPPSSPSIINRHISETTKSQTAHVNVDAQTEYVDEEGDEAWETESVSIDEAQDEPRASVSVKDRINRARARLRRLDTQNPRTPKTPQRRQL, encoded by the exons ATGTTGGGGGATTTCATTAATCGTATTCTCAt TCTTCTTCTTGGGTATGCGTACCCCGGATTCGAATGTTATAAAACAGTCGAGAAAAATCGGGTTGATATTGAAGAACTTCGATTTTGGTGCAAATATTG GATTATTGTGGCACTCTTCACTGTATTGGAAAAGTTTTTGGATATATTTATTGCATG GTTGCCAATGTATGGAGAGGTGAAGTTGATATTCTTTGTCTACATGTGGTATCCTAAAACTAAG GGAACAAGTTATGTATATGAGACAGTCTTGAGGCCATATGTATCAAAACATGAAAATGACATTGATAGAACATTACAAGAATGGAAAGCTAGAGGATGGGATTATGTAATATTTTATTGGCAATATTGTGCACAATTCGGAcattctgcatttgttcagtttCTTCAGCAATTGGCTTCTCATTCTTCTAAACTTACCCCCAAATCCACTATTCCG AAAAGTGATGAGCAAGGTCAAAATGTTGAACAAATATCAACAATGCAATCATCCTTCATGAAGCAAAATAGTTCACTAAGCAAAAGCAAGAAATGGCCAACAAGTCCACCATCATCACCAAGTATAATTAACCGTCACATCTCGGAGACAACCAAGTCGCAAACGGCACATGTCAACGTTGATGCTCAAACCGAATACGTAGATGAAGAAGGAGATGAAGCATGGGAGACTGAATCCGTCTCAATAGACGAAGCTCAAGATGAACCGCGCGCAAGTGTGAGCGTGAAGGATAGAATCAACCGAGCCCGCGCAAGACTCAGACGATTAGATACTCAAAACCCTCGAACCCCTAAGACCCCGCAGCGTCGACAACTGTAA
- the LOC131635918 gene encoding uncharacterized protein LOC131635918: MEESILRKRSKIEWVRLGDGNNSFFHSSVRSRQKHKQINRLIKEDGGVCDTHEAMEEEVLNFYKGLMGTAEKNLEGVDIAAIRKGKQLCREQRIMPSSPIKECEVEKALRSIGDLKAPGLDGYGSKFCKHSWQVVKEDVMETMRQFFEGGQMDARFNKTIVNLLRLVD; the protein is encoded by the coding sequence atggaggaatcaatattgagGAAAAGGTCAAAAATTGAATGGGTTAGACTGGGGGATGGAAACAACTCCTTTTTTCACTCATCTGTGAGGAGTAGGCAGAAACACAAACAGATTAATAGATTGATTAAAGAGGATGGAGGAGTTTGTGATACTCATGAGGCCATGGAGGAAGAGGTGCTAAACTTCTACAAGGGGCTCATGGGGACTGCTGAAAAGAACTTGGAGGGAGTAGATATTGCAGCCATTAGAAAAGGAAAACAGTTATGTAGAGAACAAAGGATAATGCCGAGCAGTCCTATCAAAGAGTGTGAGGTTGAAAAGGCCTTAAGGAGTATAGGTGATCTGAAGGCCCCTGGGCTGGATGGATATGGATCAAAATTTTGTAAACATTCTTGGCAGGTGGTTAAAGAGGATGTGATGGAAACTATGAGACAATTTTTTGAAGGTGGACAGATGGATGCTAGGTTTAATAAAACCATAGTCAATCTGTTGCGattggtggattaa